GAACCGATCATGTTATCGAAGAAAGGCTCGATAGAGCTTTAGTTTCACAAGCGTGGCTGCTTCTTCATCCGCAAGCGAATTTAACTAATCTCCTGGCTTCTCATTCTGATCATAGTCCGATTCTATTGGATTGTGAACCACAGCCACGGAGTCACCGTAAATTTCAGTTCCGATTCGAGAATAATTAGCTATTGGAAGATGATATTAACGAGGTTGTTCATACTGGTTGGAGTTGCGAAGATAATGTTGTGTTGGAGAAACGTATTGCCGGCTGTGCAGAGCATTTAAATAATTGGCAGGCTACTGGAAGAAGACAACAGAAGGaagctttgattaaaaaaataaagagatcaTGGAAAGATTGAGAGGGTGTCATGATTCGAATGATGCGGGCCTTTTTCTGGCAGCCCAAAGGGAGTACAATATTGCGTTATTGAAAGAGGATACGTACTGGCGGCAACGAGCAAAAATGCATTGGTTGAAAGACGGTGATCGAAATACGACATTTTTTCATCGGTCGGCGTCGGCTCGGAACCAATTTAAGAAAATTGAGATGTTAATGGATGAAGGTGGAAGAGAGACTCGTGATCAGGGACAATTTTGTGAGATTGCTAATACTTATTTCCAGGAGCTATTCACAGCAAGTACAGGGGAGTATGAGCCGGTTATTAGAAATATACATGGTGTGATTACTGCGGATGACAACCGGTGGCTGTTACGTCCGTTTTCGAAGGAGGAATTTTTCTTGGCCTTTGACGAAATGCATCCTAACAAATCTCCTGGCCCTGATGGTTTTAATCCGGCATTCTTTCAAGAATTTTGGGAGCTATGTGGTAATGACATCTATACGGAATCTTCGACATGGTTAGATCGTGGATTCTTCCCAGACTCGCTGAATGCAACCAATATTTGCTTAATACCAAAATGTTCAAAACCGGTTTCTATGAAGGATTACCGGCCAATTTCGCTGTGCAATGTAGTCTACAGAGTGGTATCTAAGGCGCTAGCTAATCGTCTTAAACCATTGTTGGATAAATGTGTGTCGGAGGAGCAATCAGCCTTCGTGGAAGGTCGATCTATTTTGAACAACGCTATGATTGCTCAGGAGGTTATTCATGCTCTTAAGAGAAAGACGAAGGGGCGGAAAGCACACTTGGCTCTTAAGATTGACATTAGCAAGGCGTATGACCGTGTCGACTGGGGTTTTCTTAAAGAGGTGCTTGGTAAATTGGGTTTTGCGGAAAAATGGATTCACTGGTTTATGATGTGTGTCACATCGATACACTATTATGTACTAGTTAACTCTGAGAGGGTCGGTCCTATAGTGCCAGGGAGAGATTTGAGACAAGGCGATCCTTTATCACCGTATTTGTTTATTCTTCTATCAGAAGGGCTTACGCCACTCATCAAATGTGCAGTGGCTAGCAGAGATATTCACAGAGTTCAAATATGTAGGGGGCACCTAGCGTGTCTCACCTTCTTTTTGCTGACgactgttttttattttgcagggctAATCTCACGGAAGTTCAAAACCTTATGGAGTTACTTAACGTTTATGCGAAAGCTTCAGGTCAGGAAATCAATCTGACCAAATCTGAGGTTTTTTCAGTAACAATCTAAGCAACCCAACAAAGGAAGATTTAGCAAGTTTTATGGGAGTTCGTCATGTCTTAGGTACCGGAAGGTATTTGGGTTTACCATCGATGATTGGAAGAGGCAAGAAAGCGATTTTCTCTTATGTTAAAGACCGTATCTGGAAGAAAATCAATTCTTGGAGTGGTAGGTCCTTATCTAGAGCAGGGACAAATGTTATGATCAAATCTGTGTTACAAGCTATTCCAGCTTCTATCATGAGCTTATTCATTCTTCCGGAGACTCTCATCTCGGAAATAGAAAAGATGTTAAATGCGTTCTGGTGGGGAGGAGGTACAAATCATAAAGGTATCAGGTGGATGGCGTGGGATAAGCTAGCTTGCCCGAAGGAGGAAGGTGGTCTGGGATTTCGTGATTTTCGATCTTTTAATAAGGCTATGGTTGCTAAGCAAGGTTGGTTAATCTTGGCGAATCCGCTCGCTTTAGTTTCTCGTATCTTCAAAGCAAGGTACTTCCCgagatcttctttctttgacgcaAAGCTTGGTTATAATCCTAGTTTTGTTTGGAAAAGTATATGGTCGGCTAGAGAGATTCTTATTATGGGTTGCAGGTGGAGCATTGGTAACGGTACTGAAATTCAGGTTATGAGTGATCCTTGGCTCCAAGGGAGACGTGAAAGTTATCTGCATGGTCCGCAAAAACAAGGTGCGTATAATATTACCGTAAATAATCTCATGCTCCCAAATTCCAAACAGTGGGATATAAGAGTATTAACGGAGGTGTTTGATTGTGCAGTAGTGGAGGATATTATACACGTTCCTTTGTTGGAGGAGGTTACGGAAGATAGATTAATTTGGGGTGAGGATCAAAGTGGTAACTATAATGTCCGCTCAGGTTATAGATTATGGAGGAAGGCTAAATCGTGGCAAAATGTTGAGGAGGTGGAGGTTAGTTGGTCCAATTTGTGGAAGATTAGTGCGGCACCTAGATCTAAACATCTGTTATGGAGAATTTGCAAAGATTGCTTACCCACTCGGAAAAGACTTCGGCATCATCATATTCCTTGTGAGGAAGCATGTCCGTTTTGTGATACGCCTATAGAAGATTATTGGCATATTTTCTTTGGGTGCGCGGAGACGATCATTTGTTGGAGGGCGGCAGGGTTGGGTCATATTATTGAGCCTAGAATTCAGGAAGTTTCGGATGTTCGCTCGGTTATCTTTGATATTTGTAATAGTGAGGATAGGAAGGTAGCAGGTCGCGTCGCTGTTATGATGGAGGCGCTGTGGAAAAATAGGAATGATATGGTTTGGAATAACGAGAAGGAGGAAGCTTCCCGCCTTGGGCGGCTTGCTTTTCATCACTGGCAGGAATGGTTTAATGTCCAGCATGTACcgagtaataataataatctccATCATGTGGTAACTTGGTCTCCTCCTGAGGGGGATTGAGTTAAATGTAACATTGACGCCGGGTTTAACTCTCATTTGGGTACGACAAATAGAGGATGGTGTATGCGGGGAGCGGGTGGCATTTTTATTCATGCAGGTGTGGCTTGGGATATTAGAAATCTCTATATTCTCGAAGCTGAGGCATTAGCCCTTAAAGAGGCTATCCAAGATTCTATTGCTCTTCATCTCGACCGAATTATTTTTGAAAGTGATTCTCTTAGCGTGGTTACGGCTTTGCATTCTAATCCTTCTGGAAGGTCCGAGTTTCACCATATTATCCGTTCTATTAGATTGCTTTTATCTTCTTTTCGCAACTTTGAGGTCAAGTTTGTTAAACGCCGAGCGAATATGGTTGCCCACTCTCTTGTAAAGGCGTCCAATTCACGGGCTAGGCGTAGTTTTTTGCATTATGTTCCTCCTTGTATCGCGTTGCTTATCAATAATGAAATGAGCTAGTtttgtttttgtcaaaaaaaaatgtgTCGAAATAATGTTAATTAATAAAGAAAAACTCAATACATTAAATtgcacttcaagaatcaccataaaaagaaaaataaattaaaaaaaaaccgcTTCATCTCCACCTAAAATTTAAACATTAAATACATGGATTATCTTTTTTATATATCCAACATTAAAAACAATTCAAGAGTTGTAAGAACAGATTTGAAGGCATGGTCAGTCAGACTTGACACCAAATGTCATAGTCATGTCTCAGCATGTAATTCTGTTCCAAGACTTCAACGGATTTGCAAAACATTACACTTGTgttatttgaattttataatatacatatatacatgtgCACGTACACAAGCCACACGTAATAGGGAAACATATCTTCAAGCTCTTTTTCCATATGAACTACCCCTTTTGTGTCTGGAAACTAATCCTATCCTAGATCCTTATCGTTATCTTCGATAATAATACCTGTAAGAAATTAAAGATCAGATATACGATACTGTAATCAAATGTTGTTAAATCTGACTTTGATCTGAAAGAAAGAATTACAACTTACACGTATATGTTTATGTTGTACATGGAGGCATATTTTCTTAGAAGCCGTTCTATGGTGTACCATTGAGAACGATTAGATCCATCTTGATAACCAATCCGTGGCATGTGTATTGACGCTATCAAAAGAATTTAGTTTGTATGAGAAGTTTGAGACACCAACTCATCCCAATTTAATTTTGAAGTAATTATGCACATGTTATAGCTTAAGCAACTAAGTAGAAATTCTTAGGTAGACACAACCATAAGAAATAGTTTTACACACaactaattataaaattttaattaattaaaaaataaaatttttatcttctctctccttcataatcacAATCACCcgtgaatccaattaaaaaaaaaattaaaatttaaataaatttttaattttctcacTTCCTCATAATGAGTTGTCTTATTTCTATTGGTTGTGACTAAGAAAAGGTTTTATGTCCGTTTCAAGAATTCCTCGCAACTAGGTTCTCTAGTCAATCATGCATGTAAGCAAGAAGCaaacaaaagagagaaaagataAACTCAAAATGGAAATGTGATATAATGTACAATAATAAAATATCGAGTTAGATCAATGTGGAAGCATGTTACCAGAATTTTGAGCAGCTGAGAACGCTGCCTTCGATAAGCAGCTTTCCAAGTGGACAAGTGAGATTTCACTTCGAGGGACATTACGCCTTGGGTTGTAAGATTGAACCACAGCTAAAGCAACCATTTTGGGAGCATTACCGTCCAAATTCTGATCATCACAGCCATCTATAAGTAAAAAGGCACAATCAATATTTCTGCATGTGGATCAGGGTAGCATCTT
The Vicia villosa cultivar HV-30 ecotype Madison, WI linkage group LG6, Vvil1.0, whole genome shotgun sequence genome window above contains:
- the LOC131613646 gene encoding uncharacterized protein LOC131613646, translating into MERLRGCHDSNDAGLFLAAQREYNIALLKEDTYWRQRAKMHWLKDGDRNTTFFHRSASARNQFKKIEMLMDEGGRETRDQGQFCEIANTYFQELFTASTGEYEPVIRNIHGVITADDNRWLLRPFSKEEFFLAFDEMHPNKSPGPDGFNPAFFQEFWELCGNDIYTESSTWLDRGFFPDSLNATNICLIPKCSKPVSMKDYRPISLCNVVYRVVSKALANRLKPLLDKCVSEEQSAFVEGRSILNNAMIAQEVIHALKRKTKGRKAHLALKIDISKAYDRVDWGFLKEVLGKLGFAEKWIHWFMMCVTSIHYYVLVNSERVGPIVPGRDLRQGDPLSPANLTEVQNLMELLNVYAKASGTGRYLGLPSMIGRGKKAIFSYVKDRIWKKINSWSGRSLSRAGTNVMIKSVLQAIPASIMSLFILPETLISEIEKMLNAFWWGGGTNHKGIRWMAWDKLACPKEEGGLGFRDFRSFNKAMVAKQGWLILANPLALVSRIFKARYFPRSSFFDAKLGYNPSFVWKSIWSAREILIMGCRWSIGNGTEIQVMSDPWLQGRRESYLHGPQKQGAYNITVNNLMLPNSKQWDIRVLTEVFDCAVVEDIIHVPLLEEVTEDRLIWGEDQSGNYNVRSGYRLWRKAKSWQNVEEVEVSWSNLWKISAAPRSKHLLWRICKDCLPTRKRLRHHHIPCEEACPFCDTPIEDYWHIFFGCAETIICWRAAGLGHIIEPRIQEVSDVRSVIFDICNSEDRKVAGRVAVMMEALWKNRNDMVWNNEKEEASRLGRLAFHHWQEWFNVQHVPSVAWDIRNLYILEAEALALKEAIQDSIALHLDRIIFESDSLSVVTALHSNPSGRSEFHHIIRSIRLLLSSFRNFEVKFVKRRANMVAHSLVKASNSRARRSFLHYVPPCIALLINNEMS